One window of Cucurbita pepo subsp. pepo cultivar mu-cu-16 chromosome LG19, ASM280686v2, whole genome shotgun sequence genomic DNA carries:
- the LOC111780921 gene encoding glutathione S-transferase U8-like gives MGLRHIEYSFRSCYKKNERKRKWQRKGEMGEKVLVFGAWFSPFSRRVELALKLKGIQYDYIEEQIYKKKSDLILKYNPVYKKVPTFVHAGKPIAESIVILQYIDETWKENPLLPQDPYQKALALFWAKFMDDKLLQALMKARRRQGKEKEEAVAEAGEALRALEEELKGKKFFGGETLGFVDIVANFIAYWTPAMEEALGEEVLTRELQQLPRLRQWCHDFVEHSVVKQTLSPKTELLEFMSTQFGTKPT, from the exons ATGGGCTTACGACATATAGAATACTCATTTAGGAGCTGctataaaaagaatgaaaggaAGAGGAAATGGCAGAGGAAAGGTGAAATGGGAGAAAAAGTGTTGGTGTTTGGGGCATGGTTCAGTCCTTTCAGCCGACGAGTAGAATTGGCTCTGAAACTAAAGGGTATTCAATATGATTACATTGAAGAACAAATATACAAGAAGAAGAGCGATTTGATTCTAAAATATAACCCTGTTTACAAGAAGGTGCCCACCTTCGTCCATGCCGGCAAGCCCATTGCAGAGTCCATTGTTATCCTTCAGTACATTGACGAGACTTGGAAGGAAAACCCCCTTTTGCCTCAGGATCCCTATCAAAAAGCTCTGGCTCTGTTCTGGGCCAAGTTCATGGATGACAAG CTGCTGCAAGCATTGATGAAGGCGAGGAGAAGGCaggggaaggagaaagaggAGGCAGTGGCAGAGGCAGGTGAGGCATTGAGAGCATTAGAAGAAGAGCTGAAAGGGAAGAAGTTCTTTGGAGGAGAAACGTTGGGATTTGTGGACATTGTTGCTAACTTCATAGCTTATTGGACTCCAGCCATGGAAGAGGCTTTGGGAGAGGAAGTACTAACCAGAGAATTGCAGCAGCTTCCTAGGCTACGTCAATGGTGCCATGACTTCGTTGAACATAGCGTCGTGAAACAGACTCTGTCCCCTAAAACTGAACTCCTCGAGTTCATGTCGACTCAGTTTGGAACTAAACCAACATGA